One part of the Coriobacteriia bacterium genome encodes these proteins:
- the rpsD gene encoding 30S ribosomal protein S4: MARYTGADCRLCRREGIKLFLKGDRCYSDKCAVERRPYPPGQAGKKRPRDSEYRVQLREKQKAKRTYGVLEKQFRTYYEIASRLPGITGENLLRLLESRIDNVVYRLGLASSRDEARQLVRHGHYLVNGRRVDIPSYRVRPGDVIAVCEKARNLTVLKAALISSAKTEVPGWLEVDVEKLSGKVLSAPQRDQIDAPVREQLIVELYSK, encoded by the coding sequence ATGGCCCGTTACACCGGGGCGGACTGCAGACTGTGCCGCCGTGAAGGTATCAAGCTCTTCCTGAAGGGTGACCGCTGCTACAGCGACAAGTGCGCTGTGGAGCGTCGTCCCTATCCGCCTGGCCAGGCCGGCAAGAAGCGCCCGCGCGATTCGGAGTACCGCGTGCAGTTGCGCGAGAAGCAGAAGGCGAAGCGCACGTACGGCGTGCTGGAGAAGCAGTTCCGCACGTACTACGAGATCGCATCGAGGCTGCCCGGCATCACCGGCGAGAACCTGCTGCGGCTCCTCGAGAGCCGTATCGACAACGTGGTCTACCGCCTAGGTCTCGCGTCATCGCGGGATGAAGCGCGTCAGCTCGTCCGCCACGGCCATTACCTGGTCAACGGAAGGCGGGTCGACATCCCGTCGTACCGCGTGCGTCCGGGCGACGTCATCGCCGTCTGCGAGAAGGCCCGGAACCTGACGGTGCTCAAGGCGGCTCTTATCTCTTCCGCGAAGACCGAGGTGCCCGGGTGGCTCGAGGTCGACGTCGAGAAGCTGTCCGGCAAGGTGCTATCCGCGCCGCAGCGCGACCAGATCGACGCGCCCGTGCGCGAGCAGCTCATCGTCGAGTTGTACTCGAAGTAG
- the rpsK gene encoding 30S ribosomal protein S11 produces MAAKKRVAKTRVRRSERKNIAVGAAHIKSTFNNTIISITDPAGNVVSWQSAGTVGFKGSRKSTPFAAQMAAEACAKMAQEHGLRKVAVFVKGPGSGRETAIRSLQAAGLEISSIQDRTPVPHNGCRPRKRRRV; encoded by the coding sequence ATGGCAGCCAAGAAGAGGGTCGCTAAGACCCGGGTCCGCCGCAGCGAGCGCAAGAACATCGCCGTCGGCGCGGCTCACATCAAGAGCACGTTCAACAACACGATCATCTCGATCACGGACCCCGCGGGGAACGTGGTCTCCTGGCAGTCCGCTGGGACCGTCGGTTTCAAGGGCTCCCGGAAGTCCACGCCGTTCGCCGCGCAGATGGCCGCGGAGGCGTGCGCGAAGATGGCCCAGGAGCATGGCCTGCGCAAGGTCGCGGTCTTCGTGAAGGGGCCTGGCTCCGGTCGCGAGACGGCGATCCGCTCCCTGCAGGCCGCCGGTCTGGAGATCAGCAGCATCCAGGACCGCACCCCCGTCCCTCACAACGGTTGTCGGCCGCGCAAGCGCCGTCGCGTGTAG
- the rpsM gene encoding 30S ribosomal protein S13, translating into MARIAGVDLPREKRVEIGLTYIYGVGLTTSRTILRETGISPDTRVRNLTEEEVVRLREYIDRALKVEGDLRREIGQNIKRLMEIGCYRGLRHRKGLPVRGQRTHTNARTRKGPRRQIGAKKKGK; encoded by the coding sequence GTGGCGCGCATCGCAGGCGTCGACCTTCCCCGCGAGAAGCGGGTAGAGATCGGCTTGACCTACATCTACGGCGTCGGTCTCACGACGAGCCGGACGATCCTCCGCGAGACGGGCATCAGCCCCGACACGCGGGTGCGTAACCTCACCGAGGAGGAGGTCGTCCGCCTCCGCGAGTACATCGACCGCGCTCTCAAGGTCGAAGGCGATCTCCGCCGTGAGATCGGCCAGAACATCAAGCGCCTCATGGAGATCGGCTGCTATCGCGGCCTGCGTCATCGCAAGGGCCTACCCGTGCGCGGTCAGCGGACGCACACCAACGCCCGCACTCGCAAGGGTCCGCGTCGCCAGATCGGCGCGAAGAAGAAGGGCAAGTAG